The Trichosurus vulpecula isolate mTriVul1 chromosome 3, mTriVul1.pri, whole genome shotgun sequence genome includes a window with the following:
- the POMK gene encoding protein O-mannose kinase isoform X2 produces MEDNYMEKKLQGSKKSPSQREIPIPPAALLLLVMVLMNILLYLYLDHVFVSPPPSGVESRQCPYGTFRMGQMKNCTPWLSCESLRTGVRKLKRVGEGAVKRVFLSEWKEQKVALSQLTSPEMKDDFLHGVKMLKSLQSEHVVTLIGYCEDDGTLLTEYHPLGTLKTLEETLNLPKYQSLNTWHHRLKLAINYVNIINYLHTSPLGTLVMCDSNDLDKMLSQYLLTSSFNIVANDLDALPVVNKNNGTLIKCGHRELVGEFVAPEQLWPYGEETPFEDERMPPYDEKTDIWKIPDVSSFLLGHVEGSDVVRFHLFEIHQACKKKNPEERPSAQVVLDTYRKVLNSLRDTVMPGDQRIQNWKEP; encoded by the exons ATGGAAGATAACTACATGGAAAAGAAACTTCAGGGGAGCAAAAAAAGTCCTTCCCAAAGAGAAATCCCCATCCCACCAGCTGCGCTGCTGCTGCTCGTCATGGTCCTTATGAACATCCTTCTCTATCTCTACCTGGACCATGTTTTCGTTTCTCCTCCGCCCTCTGGCGTGGAGTCCCGTCAGTGCCCCTATGGTACCTTCCGTATGGGACAGATGAAAAATTGTACCCCTTGGCTGTCGTGTGAATCCCTGAGAACAGGAGTCAGGAAGCTGAAACGTGTTGGGGAAGGAGCTGTGAAAAGG GTCTTTCTTTCTGAATGGAAGGAACAGAAAGTTGCTCTTTCCCAGCTCACCAGTCCAGAGATGAAAGACGATTTCCTTCATGGTGTGAAGATGCTGAAATCCTTGCAGAGCGAACATGTTGTCACGCTGATTGGCTATTGTGAAGATGATGGCACTCTTCTTACTGAGTATCATCCCTTGGGGACTTTGAAGACCCTGGAAGAAACATTAAACCTTCCTAAATATCAAAGCCTGAACACCTGGCATCACAGATTGAAACTGGCAATTAACTATGTAAATATCATTAACTATTTACACACCAGTCCCCTGGGTACGTTGGTCATGTGTGACTCGAATGACTTAGACAAAATGCTTTCTCAGTACTTGTTGACGAGCAGTTTTAATATTGTGGCGAATGACCTCGATGCCTTGCCTGTTGTCAACAAGAATAACGGGACCCTGATCAAGTGTGGCCACCGGGAACTTGTGGGGGAATTTGTAGCCCCTGAGCAACTGTGGCCTTATGGAGAGGAAACACCGTTTGAAGATGAACGCATGCCGCCGTACGATGAGAAGACAGACATCTGGAAGATACCCGATGTCTCCAGTTTTCTTCTGGGGCACGTGGAAGGGAGTGATGTTGTCAGGTTCCATTTGTTTGAGATCCACCAGGCATGTAAGAAGAAGAATCCAGAGGAAAGGCCTTCAGCCCAGGTGGTCCTAGACACTTACCGAAAGGTTCTAAATTCTCTTAGAGACACAGTCATGCCTGGG
- the POMK gene encoding protein O-mannose kinase isoform X1 → MGSMEDNYMEKKLQGSKKSPSQREIPIPPAALLLLVMVLMNILLYLYLDHVFVSPPPSGVESRQCPYGTFRMGQMKNCTPWLSCESLRTGVRKLKRVGEGAVKRVFLSEWKEQKVALSQLTSPEMKDDFLHGVKMLKSLQSEHVVTLIGYCEDDGTLLTEYHPLGTLKTLEETLNLPKYQSLNTWHHRLKLAINYVNIINYLHTSPLGTLVMCDSNDLDKMLSQYLLTSSFNIVANDLDALPVVNKNNGTLIKCGHRELVGEFVAPEQLWPYGEETPFEDERMPPYDEKTDIWKIPDVSSFLLGHVEGSDVVRFHLFEIHQACKKKNPEERPSAQVVLDTYRKVLNSLRDTVMPGDQRIQNWKEP, encoded by the exons ATG GGAAGCATGGAAGATAACTACATGGAAAAGAAACTTCAGGGGAGCAAAAAAAGTCCTTCCCAAAGAGAAATCCCCATCCCACCAGCTGCGCTGCTGCTGCTCGTCATGGTCCTTATGAACATCCTTCTCTATCTCTACCTGGACCATGTTTTCGTTTCTCCTCCGCCCTCTGGCGTGGAGTCCCGTCAGTGCCCCTATGGTACCTTCCGTATGGGACAGATGAAAAATTGTACCCCTTGGCTGTCGTGTGAATCCCTGAGAACAGGAGTCAGGAAGCTGAAACGTGTTGGGGAAGGAGCTGTGAAAAGG GTCTTTCTTTCTGAATGGAAGGAACAGAAAGTTGCTCTTTCCCAGCTCACCAGTCCAGAGATGAAAGACGATTTCCTTCATGGTGTGAAGATGCTGAAATCCTTGCAGAGCGAACATGTTGTCACGCTGATTGGCTATTGTGAAGATGATGGCACTCTTCTTACTGAGTATCATCCCTTGGGGACTTTGAAGACCCTGGAAGAAACATTAAACCTTCCTAAATATCAAAGCCTGAACACCTGGCATCACAGATTGAAACTGGCAATTAACTATGTAAATATCATTAACTATTTACACACCAGTCCCCTGGGTACGTTGGTCATGTGTGACTCGAATGACTTAGACAAAATGCTTTCTCAGTACTTGTTGACGAGCAGTTTTAATATTGTGGCGAATGACCTCGATGCCTTGCCTGTTGTCAACAAGAATAACGGGACCCTGATCAAGTGTGGCCACCGGGAACTTGTGGGGGAATTTGTAGCCCCTGAGCAACTGTGGCCTTATGGAGAGGAAACACCGTTTGAAGATGAACGCATGCCGCCGTACGATGAGAAGACAGACATCTGGAAGATACCCGATGTCTCCAGTTTTCTTCTGGGGCACGTGGAAGGGAGTGATGTTGTCAGGTTCCATTTGTTTGAGATCCACCAGGCATGTAAGAAGAAGAATCCAGAGGAAAGGCCTTCAGCCCAGGTGGTCCTAGACACTTACCGAAAGGTTCTAAATTCTCTTAGAGACACAGTCATGCCTGGG
- the POMK gene encoding protein O-mannose kinase isoform X3 produces MGSMEDNYMEKKLQGSKKSPSQREIPIPPAALLLLVMVLMNILLYLYLDHVFVSPPPSGVESRQCPYGTFRMGQMKNCTPWLSCESLRTGVRKLKRVGEGAVKRVFLSEWKEQKVALSQLTSPEMKDDFLHGVKMLKSLQSEHVVTLIGYCEDDGTLLTEYHPLGTLKTLEETLNLPKYQSLNTWHHRLKLAINYVNIINYLHTSPLGTLVMCDSNDLDKMLSQYLLTSSFNIVANDLDALPVVNKNNGTLIKCGHRELVGEFVAPEQLWPYGEETPFEDERMPPYDEKTDIWKIPDVSSFLLGHVEGSDVVRFHLFEIHQACKKKNPEERPSAQVVLDTYRKVLNSLRDTVMPGVREML; encoded by the exons ATG GGAAGCATGGAAGATAACTACATGGAAAAGAAACTTCAGGGGAGCAAAAAAAGTCCTTCCCAAAGAGAAATCCCCATCCCACCAGCTGCGCTGCTGCTGCTCGTCATGGTCCTTATGAACATCCTTCTCTATCTCTACCTGGACCATGTTTTCGTTTCTCCTCCGCCCTCTGGCGTGGAGTCCCGTCAGTGCCCCTATGGTACCTTCCGTATGGGACAGATGAAAAATTGTACCCCTTGGCTGTCGTGTGAATCCCTGAGAACAGGAGTCAGGAAGCTGAAACGTGTTGGGGAAGGAGCTGTGAAAAGG GTCTTTCTTTCTGAATGGAAGGAACAGAAAGTTGCTCTTTCCCAGCTCACCAGTCCAGAGATGAAAGACGATTTCCTTCATGGTGTGAAGATGCTGAAATCCTTGCAGAGCGAACATGTTGTCACGCTGATTGGCTATTGTGAAGATGATGGCACTCTTCTTACTGAGTATCATCCCTTGGGGACTTTGAAGACCCTGGAAGAAACATTAAACCTTCCTAAATATCAAAGCCTGAACACCTGGCATCACAGATTGAAACTGGCAATTAACTATGTAAATATCATTAACTATTTACACACCAGTCCCCTGGGTACGTTGGTCATGTGTGACTCGAATGACTTAGACAAAATGCTTTCTCAGTACTTGTTGACGAGCAGTTTTAATATTGTGGCGAATGACCTCGATGCCTTGCCTGTTGTCAACAAGAATAACGGGACCCTGATCAAGTGTGGCCACCGGGAACTTGTGGGGGAATTTGTAGCCCCTGAGCAACTGTGGCCTTATGGAGAGGAAACACCGTTTGAAGATGAACGCATGCCGCCGTACGATGAGAAGACAGACATCTGGAAGATACCCGATGTCTCCAGTTTTCTTCTGGGGCACGTGGAAGGGAGTGATGTTGTCAGGTTCCATTTGTTTGAGATCCACCAGGCATGTAAGAAGAAGAATCCAGAGGAAAGGCCTTCAGCCCAGGTGGTCCTAGACACTTACCGAAAGGTTCTAAATTCTCTTAGAGACACAGTCATGCCTGGGGTAAGAGAAATGTTGTGA
- the POMK gene encoding protein O-mannose kinase isoform X4, whose product MEDNYMEKKLQGSKKSPSQREIPIPPAALLLLVMVLMNILLYLYLDHVFVSPPPSGVESRQCPYGTFRMGQMKNCTPWLSCESLRTGVRKLKRVGEGAVKRVFLSEWKEQKVALSQLTSPEMKDDFLHGVKMLKSLQSEHVVTLIGYCEDDGTLLTEYHPLGTLKTLEETLNLPKYQSLNTWHHRLKLAINYVNIINYLHTSPLGTLVMCDSNDLDKMLSQYLLTSSFNIVANDLDALPVVNKNNGTLIKCGHRELVGEFVAPEQLWPYGEETPFEDERMPPYDEKTDIWKIPDVSSFLLGHVEGSDVVRFHLFEIHQACKKKNPEERPSAQVVLDTYRKVLNSLRDTVMPGVREML is encoded by the exons ATGGAAGATAACTACATGGAAAAGAAACTTCAGGGGAGCAAAAAAAGTCCTTCCCAAAGAGAAATCCCCATCCCACCAGCTGCGCTGCTGCTGCTCGTCATGGTCCTTATGAACATCCTTCTCTATCTCTACCTGGACCATGTTTTCGTTTCTCCTCCGCCCTCTGGCGTGGAGTCCCGTCAGTGCCCCTATGGTACCTTCCGTATGGGACAGATGAAAAATTGTACCCCTTGGCTGTCGTGTGAATCCCTGAGAACAGGAGTCAGGAAGCTGAAACGTGTTGGGGAAGGAGCTGTGAAAAGG GTCTTTCTTTCTGAATGGAAGGAACAGAAAGTTGCTCTTTCCCAGCTCACCAGTCCAGAGATGAAAGACGATTTCCTTCATGGTGTGAAGATGCTGAAATCCTTGCAGAGCGAACATGTTGTCACGCTGATTGGCTATTGTGAAGATGATGGCACTCTTCTTACTGAGTATCATCCCTTGGGGACTTTGAAGACCCTGGAAGAAACATTAAACCTTCCTAAATATCAAAGCCTGAACACCTGGCATCACAGATTGAAACTGGCAATTAACTATGTAAATATCATTAACTATTTACACACCAGTCCCCTGGGTACGTTGGTCATGTGTGACTCGAATGACTTAGACAAAATGCTTTCTCAGTACTTGTTGACGAGCAGTTTTAATATTGTGGCGAATGACCTCGATGCCTTGCCTGTTGTCAACAAGAATAACGGGACCCTGATCAAGTGTGGCCACCGGGAACTTGTGGGGGAATTTGTAGCCCCTGAGCAACTGTGGCCTTATGGAGAGGAAACACCGTTTGAAGATGAACGCATGCCGCCGTACGATGAGAAGACAGACATCTGGAAGATACCCGATGTCTCCAGTTTTCTTCTGGGGCACGTGGAAGGGAGTGATGTTGTCAGGTTCCATTTGTTTGAGATCCACCAGGCATGTAAGAAGAAGAATCCAGAGGAAAGGCCTTCAGCCCAGGTGGTCCTAGACACTTACCGAAAGGTTCTAAATTCTCTTAGAGACACAGTCATGCCTGGGGTAAGAGAAATGTTGTGA